The genomic region GCGCACGGTGAGTTCAAACTTTACGCTTACGAAAGCACCGACACAGGTGGTGAAAGCGTTGAAGACGATAGAACACACATCGCACTCACAAAAGGCGACCTTACCGATGCAGCCCCTGTCTTAGTCCGTGTGCACTCGCAATGTCTCACCGGTGATGTTTTCGGCTCTCTCAGATGCGATTGCGGTGAACAACTCGAAATCGCCTTGCAAACCATTGAGAAGGAGGGTAGAGGCGTACTCGTCTATATGCGACAGGAAGGGAGAGGGATGGGACTCAAGGGGAAACTGCGGGCATATCAATTACAAGATAGCGATGGGTTGGACACCGTTGAGGCGAATGAACACCTCGGATTTCCTGCAGATTTGCGAGATTACGGGATCGGCGCGCAGATATTAGCCGACTTAGGTGTCCGAAAGATGCGATTGATGACGAACAATCCACAAAAGGTCACAGGACTGTCTGGACATGGACTTGAAATCGTCGAGCGCGTCCCTTTGCAAACCGAACCGAACGCCTTTAACCGCCGATATTTAGAAACAAAACGTTCTAAACTCGGTCATCTCCTCCTACATGAGGAATAAAGAATGGAGAGTTGACGGTTAACAGTTAACAGTTAAAAAAGGCATTCGGTTCATCAAAATCTCTCTTTAACCGACAACTGACAACTGACAACCGATAACTAATAAAAAACTATGCCAAACGTCTACGAAGGACATCTTCTCGGTGAAGGTCTCAGCTTCGGTATTGTTGTCAGTCGATTCAATAGTTTCGTTACCGAAAAACTCCTCGCTGGCGCGCAAGATGCCCTCAAACGGCACGGTGTCGATCTGGACGAGGTCGATATTTTTTGGACACCTGGTGCTTTTGAGATACCGGGAATCGCTAAACGCCTCGCAGAAAGCGGACGCTACGATGCTGTCATCTGCCTCGGCGCAGTGATCCGAGGTGCGACACCACATTTCGATTACGTCGCAGCCGAGAGTGCGAAGGGAATCGCCAACATATCATCAAGCACCAACATCCCCGTCATTT from Candidatus Poribacteria bacterium harbors:
- the ribE gene encoding 6,7-dimethyl-8-ribityllumazine synthase is translated as MPNVYEGHLLGEGLSFGIVVSRFNSFVTEKLLAGAQDALKRHGVDLDEVDIFWTPGAFEIPGIAKRLAESGRYDAVICLGAVIRGATPHFDYVAAESAKGIANISSSTNIPVIYGVITTDTIEQALERAGIKAGNKGAEAAVAGIETVNLYKAVEKVIT